In the genome of Falsirhodobacter halotolerans, one region contains:
- the glgX gene encoding glycogen debranching protein GlgX, with amino-acid sequence MKLGATPERGGTRFAVFSAHAEAVDLCLFNPDRVLPMQRDGDIWHVFVPKVGVGATYAFRAAGEWAPDRGLWFNRDRQLLDPYAREWTGPLRWSPDLQPDAPAGAADMPVCVVRDRFPVMQDRPDIPWKNTVIYEAHVRGMTMLNAKVPEHARGTFAGMGSPHVVRHLKRLGVTAVQLMPVQAFIDDRFVVERGLSNYWGYQTLGFFAPDPRYGTPEQFRSMVRRMHAAGIEVILDIVLNHSGEGDAEGPSVCFRGLDAPSYYRHADGRLLNEAGTGNTLDLSHPAVLRMAMDALRFWAGEMGVDGFRFDLATVLGRGADGFSPRASFFDAIRQDPILRDLKLIAEPWDIGPGGYRLGQFPPPFAEWNDTFRDDVRRFWRGEPLTGALASRLSGSAGLFDHDRRPATSSVNYLTAHDGFTLADLVTYRHAHNEANREAAHEYTDQLSDNMGAEGPNADLTPARDLRVRNMLATLFLSQGTPMLRAGDEMGNSQNGNSNAYSQDNEIGWIAWGGAAHRGFVARLAALREDCALLRQTRFLHGDLTPSGYPDILWRGPDGHPPDWVNGRALGMELNGTDDALFAIFNNGPACPFTLPDDRPWRLILDSTQPHDDAPIWGVEAPAHSVLVFRHTD; translated from the coding sequence ATGAAACTCGGCGCCACACCGGAACGGGGCGGCACGCGGTTCGCCGTCTTTTCCGCCCATGCCGAGGCGGTCGATCTATGCCTGTTCAATCCTGACCGGGTCCTTCCCATGCAGCGGGACGGCGATATATGGCATGTTTTCGTACCGAAGGTGGGGGTGGGGGCCACCTATGCCTTTCGCGCCGCGGGCGAATGGGCGCCGGATCGCGGTCTTTGGTTCAACCGGGATCGGCAGCTTCTGGACCCCTATGCGCGGGAGTGGACGGGCCCGCTGCGGTGGTCGCCCGACCTTCAGCCGGATGCCCCGGCGGGCGCGGCGGACATGCCGGTCTGCGTGGTGCGCGACCGGTTTCCGGTCATGCAGGACCGGCCCGACATTCCTTGGAAAAACACCGTCATCTATGAAGCGCATGTGCGCGGGATGACCATGCTGAACGCCAAGGTGCCGGAACATGCGCGCGGGACCTTTGCGGGCATGGGATCGCCCCATGTGGTTCGCCACCTGAAGCGGTTGGGGGTTACGGCGGTGCAACTGATGCCGGTGCAGGCCTTCATCGACGATCGGTTCGTGGTCGAACGGGGGCTGAGCAATTACTGGGGCTATCAGACCCTTGGCTTTTTCGCCCCCGATCCGCGTTACGGCACGCCCGAGCAGTTCAGGTCGATGGTGCGCCGGATGCACGCCGCGGGGATCGAGGTCATTCTGGACATCGTCCTCAACCATTCGGGCGAGGGCGATGCCGAGGGGCCGTCCGTCTGTTTCCGGGGACTCGATGCCCCCAGCTATTACCGTCACGCCGATGGCCGACTTCTGAACGAGGCGGGCACGGGCAACACGCTTGATCTGTCCCATCCAGCGGTGCTGCGGATGGCGATGGACGCGCTGCGGTTCTGGGCGGGGGAGATGGGGGTGGACGGGTTCCGCTTCGATCTTGCAACGGTTCTGGGGCGGGGGGCGGACGGGTTTTCGCCCCGCGCCTCGTTCTTCGATGCGATCCGGCAGGATCCGATCCTGCGCGATCTGAAACTGATTGCCGAACCGTGGGACATCGGCCCCGGCGGCTATCGTCTGGGGCAGTTTCCGCCGCCCTTCGCCGAATGGAACGACACGTTCCGCGACGACGTGCGGCGCTTCTGGCGGGGGGAACCGCTGACCGGGGCGCTGGCCAGCCGCCTGTCCGGGTCGGCCGGCCTCTTCGATCACGACCGGCGTCCGGCGACATCCTCGGTCAACTATCTGACCGCGCATGACGGGTTCACCCTGGCGGACCTTGTCACCTATCGTCACGCGCATAACGAGGCCAACCGCGAGGCGGCGCATGAGTACACCGACCAGCTGTCGGACAATATGGGGGCCGAGGGGCCGAATGCCGATCTGACGCCCGCGCGGGACTTGCGTGTCCGCAACATGCTGGCCACGCTGTTCCTCTCCCAGGGAACTCCCATGCTGCGCGCGGGGGACGAAATGGGCAACAGCCAGAACGGAAACTCCAACGCCTATTCCCAGGATAACGAGATCGGATGGATCGCCTGGGGCGGCGCGGCCCATCGCGGCTTCGTCGCGCGGTTGGCCGCCCTGCGCGAGGATTGCGCCCTGTTGCGCCAGACGCGGTTCCTTCATGGCGACCTCACGCCTTCAGGGTATCCCGACATCCTTTGGCGCGGGCCGGACGGCCATCCGCCCGATTGGGTCAACGGAAGGGCGTTGGGGATGGAGCTGAACGGGACGGACGATGCGCTGTTCGCGATCTTCAACAACGGGCCCGCCTGTCCGTTCACCTTGCCCGATGACCGCCCGTGGCGCCTGATCCTCGATTCCACGCAGCCCCACGACGACGCGCCTATTTGGGGGGTTGAAGCCCCCGCTCATTCCGTGCTGGTTTTCCGGCACACCGACTAG
- the glgA gene encoding glycogen synthase GlgA — MSKSIQVLSVVSECVPLLKTGGLADVAGALPGALMTKNVHMRVLMPAYRNQRWRLEGMKPVFAEDDLMGGPATVFAGQVGGIDFLLLDAPHLYDREGGPYSGPQGDWEDNPQRFAALSWIGARIAREGLNDGWLPQIMHCHDWQAGFAPAYLAWGGPHTCKSILTIHNIAFQGWAKAELIHALRLPAHEFHVHSLEYYDGLSSLKAGLVTADRITTVSPNYAIELMRAEYGMGLQGVLAERAEVVSGILNGVDTQVWSPEAEDKPYAFDNLRGKIENRQTLCAAFDLEVPGPLAIVVSRMTDQKGIDLLPEVLPEFIEAGGGVAILGAGDPVLEGAMRALELRYPDRVGVRVGYDEGLSHLMFSGGDAVLVPSRFEPCGLTQMYGLRYGTLPVVAGVGGLADSVINVNPASMIAGVATGFVFSPTTADALAGALRRLVRLWHDPEAWAQVQRNAMRHPVGWEASADAYSRLYADLLA, encoded by the coding sequence ATGAGCAAGTCGATACAGGTTCTTTCGGTGGTGTCGGAATGCGTGCCGCTTCTGAAAACCGGCGGTTTGGCCGATGTGGCGGGGGCATTGCCCGGCGCGCTGATGACGAAAAACGTGCATATGCGGGTTCTCATGCCCGCCTATCGCAATCAGCGGTGGCGGCTGGAGGGGATGAAACCGGTCTTTGCCGAGGATGATCTGATGGGCGGCCCCGCCACGGTGTTTGCGGGGCAGGTGGGCGGCATCGACTTTCTGTTGCTGGATGCGCCGCATCTGTATGATCGGGAGGGGGGGCCCTATTCCGGCCCGCAGGGCGATTGGGAGGACAATCCGCAGCGGTTCGCGGCCCTGTCGTGGATCGGGGCGCGGATCGCGCGGGAAGGGTTGAATGACGGTTGGCTGCCGCAGATCATGCATTGCCACGACTGGCAGGCCGGGTTCGCCCCCGCCTATCTGGCATGGGGCGGGCCGCATACGTGCAAAAGCATCCTGACCATCCATAACATCGCGTTTCAAGGCTGGGCCAAGGCCGAGCTGATCCACGCGCTGCGCCTGCCTGCGCATGAATTCCACGTGCATTCGCTGGAATATTACGATGGGCTGTCCAGTCTGAAGGCCGGGCTGGTGACGGCGGACCGGATCACCACCGTATCGCCGAATTACGCGATCGAGCTGATGCGCGCCGAATACGGCATGGGGCTGCAAGGCGTGCTGGCCGAACGGGCCGAGGTGGTGAGCGGCATTCTGAACGGCGTGGACACGCAAGTCTGGTCGCCCGAGGCCGAGGACAAACCCTATGCCTTCGACAATCTGCGCGGCAAGATCGAGAACCGCCAGACGCTGTGCGCGGCCTTCGACCTGGAGGTGCCCGGACCGCTGGCCATCGTCGTCAGCCGGATGACGGACCAGAAGGGCATCGACCTTCTGCCCGAGGTGCTGCCCGAATTCATTGAGGCGGGGGGCGGTGTCGCCATCCTCGGGGCCGGCGATCCGGTGCTGGAGGGGGCGATGCGGGCGCTTGAACTTCGCTATCCCGACCGCGTGGGCGTGCGGGTCGGCTATGACGAGGGGTTGAGCCATCTGATGTTCTCGGGCGGGGATGCCGTTCTGGTGCCCAGCCGGTTCGAGCCGTGTGGCCTGACGCAGATGTATGGCCTGCGCTATGGCACCCTGCCGGTCGTGGCGGGGGTGGGCGGTTTGGCCGACAGTGTGATCAACGTGAACCCCGCGTCGATGATCGCGGGCGTGGCCACAGGGTTCGTCTTTTCCCCAACGACCGCTGATGCACTGGCTGGGGCGCTGCGCCGCCTTGTCCGCCTGTGGCATGATCCGGAGGCCTGGGCGCAGGTTCAGCGCAACGCGATGCGTCATCCCGTCGGATGGGAGGCATCGGCCGACGCCTACTCCCGCCTTTATGCCGATCTTCTGGCATGA
- the glgB gene encoding 1,4-alpha-glucan branching protein GlgB, with amino-acid sequence MTSAPAGPNHEDAWALIEGRHGNPFSVLGPRPSGAGYDVTVWLPGAAEVTLDPGGRAAPVEGFPGLFTGHAPRADYALQAANDGGAWTCHDPYRFGPVLGEIDEYLLGEGTHRALWDALGAHPMVHEGVAGTQFAVWAPNAQRVSVVGDFNHWDPRAHPMRARGATGVWEIFLPGVAAGAVYKYDIRTPWGETLPQKADPVGFGSEHAPQTASVVRDLTHPHWQDGDWMAGRGDRNSVNAPISIYEVHLGSWRRAEGGRMLSYVELADQLIDYVEWMGFTHIELMPISEHPFDGSWGYQPVGLFAPTIRHGTAQEFRALIDAAHRRGIGVLLDWVPGHFPSDPHGLARFDGTALYEHADPREGFHQDWNTLIFNYGRREVMNYLTSNALYWLKEYHLDGLRVDAVASMLYRDYSRREGEWVPNHHGGRENYEAIAMLRDMNSAAYGHDTGIMTVAEESTSYPGVSRAVDQGGLGFGFKWNMGWMNDTLSYIQKDPIHRKYHHHQMTFGLHYAWSENFILPISHDEVVHGKGSMIAKMPAAGDDAFANLRAYYAFMWGHPGKKLLFMGCEFAQGREWNHDHSLDWHQADLPPHRGVQVMVRDLNRLYRDTPALYRHDTRPDGFRWLEAGDADASVFAWVRLGDAGDPPVVVVVNFTPVDRSYRIGLPCAGRWAEVLNTDAAIYGGQDRGNFGGIDAKDEGWHGQTHSATVRVPPLSAVMFRHEQMT; translated from the coding sequence ATGACATCTGCCCCCGCCGGACCGAACCATGAGGACGCCTGGGCCCTGATCGAAGGGCGGCATGGCAACCCGTTTTCGGTTCTGGGGCCACGGCCATCGGGGGCGGGGTATGACGTGACGGTCTGGCTGCCGGGCGCGGCCGAGGTGACGCTGGACCCCGGCGGGCGGGCCGCGCCGGTCGAAGGCTTTCCCGGTCTGTTCACCGGCCACGCGCCCCGGGCGGATTATGCGTTGCAGGCTGCGAATGACGGGGGGGCGTGGACCTGCCACGACCCTTATCGCTTCGGGCCGGTGCTGGGCGAGATCGACGAATATCTGCTCGGTGAAGGGACGCATCGGGCGCTGTGGGACGCGCTGGGCGCGCATCCCATGGTGCATGAGGGGGTGGCCGGAACGCAATTCGCCGTCTGGGCCCCAAATGCCCAGCGGGTCTCCGTGGTGGGGGATTTCAACCACTGGGATCCCCGCGCCCATCCGATGCGCGCGCGCGGCGCGACCGGGGTATGGGAGATTTTCCTGCCCGGCGTCGCGGCGGGGGCCGTTTACAAATACGACATCCGCACCCCTTGGGGTGAGACGTTGCCGCAAAAGGCCGATCCGGTGGGGTTCGGATCGGAACATGCGCCGCAGACCGCGTCCGTCGTTCGCGATCTGACACACCCGCACTGGCAGGACGGGGATTGGATGGCGGGACGCGGGGACCGCAATTCGGTCAACGCCCCCATCTCGATCTATGAGGTGCATCTGGGCAGTTGGCGGCGGGCCGAGGGCGGGCGCATGTTGTCCTATGTCGAACTGGCCGATCAGTTGATCGACTATGTCGAATGGATGGGCTTCACCCATATCGAATTGATGCCGATTTCCGAGCATCCGTTTGATGGAAGCTGGGGCTATCAGCCGGTGGGGCTGTTCGCGCCCACGATCCGCCACGGCACGGCGCAAGAGTTTCGCGCCCTGATCGACGCGGCCCATCGGCGCGGGATCGGGGTGTTGCTGGATTGGGTTCCGGGGCACTTTCCGTCGGACCCGCACGGTCTGGCCCGGTTCGACGGCACGGCGCTGTATGAACATGCCGACCCGCGCGAGGGGTTCCATCAGGACTGGAACACGCTGATCTTCAATTACGGCCGGCGCGAGGTGATGAACTACCTCACCTCCAACGCGCTTTATTGGCTGAAGGAATATCATCTGGACGGGCTGCGCGTGGATGCGGTCGCCTCCATGCTCTATCGCGACTATTCCCGCCGAGAGGGGGAGTGGGTTCCCAACCATCACGGCGGGCGCGAGAATTACGAGGCCATCGCCATGCTGCGCGACATGAACAGCGCGGCCTATGGCCATGACACCGGCATCATGACGGTGGCCGAGGAATCGACCTCCTATCCCGGTGTCTCGCGCGCGGTGGATCAGGGGGGCCTGGGCTTCGGGTTCAAGTGGAATATGGGCTGGATGAACGACACGCTGTCCTACATCCAGAAAGATCCGATCCACCGCAAATATCACCATCACCAGATGACCTTCGGCCTGCATTACGCCTGGTCGGAAAACTTCATCCTGCCCATCAGCCATGACGAGGTGGTGCACGGCAAGGGCAGCATGATCGCCAAGATGCCCGCGGCGGGGGATGATGCCTTTGCCAACCTGCGCGCCTATTACGCGTTCATGTGGGGGCATCCGGGCAAGAAGCTGCTGTTCATGGGCTGCGAATTCGCCCAAGGACGGGAGTGGAACCACGATCACAGTCTGGATTGGCATCAGGCGGATCTGCCGCCGCATCGCGGCGTGCAGGTGATGGTGCGCGATCTGAACCGTCTGTATCGCGACACGCCCGCGCTTTACCGCCACGACACGCGCCCAGACGGTTTTCGCTGGCTGGAGGCGGGGGACGCCGATGCATCGGTCTTTGCGTGGGTGCGGTTGGGGGATGCGGGCGATCCGCCGGTCGTGGTCGTCGTGAACTTCACGCCGGTGGATCGCAGCTATCGTATCGGGTTGCCGTGCGCCGGCCGATGGGCCGAGGTGCTGAACACCGACGCCGCGATCTATGGCGGGCAGGACCGGGGGAATTTCGGCGGCATCGACGCGAAGGACGAAGGGTGGCATGGACAGACCCATTCCGCCACCGTGCGCGTGCCGCCCTTGTCGGCGGTGATGTTCCGGCACGAACAGATGACATGA
- a CDS encoding glycogen/starch/alpha-glucan phosphorylase codes for MSHASLTDDILRHLTFTLAQTPEGASRQDWRVALSLALRDRILVPWFEADAKVRAAGGKRVYYLSMEFLIGRLLDDAAINLGLQDDARRAMAALGQDYADLVEAEPDAALGNGGLGRLAACFMESMATLECPAFGYGIMYEYGLFKQGFKDGQQTEAPDDWLSRPNPWGLVHPAAHYIIPFKGEVVTENDRPVWRPSETVRAEARDVPVIGWGGTWANTLRLWRAEPTTPFDLTRFNRGDHVGGAEAEMQARSLSRVLYPDDTSYQGKELRLKQEFFLTSAAIQDILARHLAEGHTLNDLPDHVAIQMNDTHPAIAGPELMRLLMDDHGMEFADAIAIAQKCLGYTNHTLLPEALERWATYLFGSVLPRHMQIVEQINQWHLQTHPTRPHYVGVVKHHEVRMGELAFVTSHKVNGVSALHTDLVKKNLFPELEALHPGRIVNQTNGVTPRRWLRMCNPALSGLITDTIGAGWEADLDRLRELEPHVEHRSFRHAFGAAKRTNKVHLSNWLGAEMGVKIDPDAMFDVQIKRIHEYKRQLLNILETVARWKAIRDNPNAGWVPRVTIFGGKSAPGYTVAKEVIRFINDVAVVINADPVTRDLLKVVFPPDYNVSMAERLIPAADLSEQISTAGKEASGTGNMKFMMNGAPTIGTLDGANVEILQEVGRENFFLFGLTTEEVAARRENPDHAKEAIEASQPLQDVLQMVVEGRFSPDQPDRYHGLVNRVWYHDYFLVASDFASYLEAQGEADRAFADPDRWLRMAALNTARSGFFSSDRTIRGYMTDIWDIAPTTRGTA; via the coding sequence TTGTCGCACGCATCCCTGACCGATGACATCCTTCGGCATCTGACGTTCACGCTGGCCCAGACGCCCGAAGGGGCGTCCCGACAGGATTGGCGCGTGGCGCTGTCGCTGGCCCTGCGCGACCGCATCCTTGTCCCGTGGTTCGAAGCCGACGCCAAGGTGCGCGCGGCGGGCGGCAAGCGGGTCTATTACCTGTCGATGGAATTTCTGATCGGGCGGCTTCTGGATGATGCCGCCATCAACCTTGGCCTTCAGGACGACGCGCGCCGCGCCATGGCGGCGCTGGGTCAGGATTACGCCGATCTGGTGGAGGCGGAGCCGGACGCCGCGTTGGGCAACGGGGGCCTGGGGCGACTGGCGGCCTGTTTCATGGAATCGATGGCGACGCTGGAATGCCCGGCCTTCGGGTATGGCATCATGTATGAATACGGCCTGTTCAAGCAGGGGTTCAAGGACGGTCAGCAGACCGAGGCGCCCGATGACTGGCTGTCGCGCCCCAACCCGTGGGGACTGGTCCATCCGGCGGCGCATTACATCATTCCCTTCAAGGGGGAGGTGGTGACCGAGAACGACCGCCCCGTCTGGCGCCCCTCCGAAACCGTTCGGGCCGAGGCGCGGGATGTCCCGGTCATCGGATGGGGCGGCACCTGGGCCAACACCCTGCGCCTGTGGCGGGCCGAGCCGACGACGCCGTTCGATCTGACACGCTTCAATCGCGGCGACCATGTCGGCGGGGCCGAGGCCGAGATGCAGGCCCGCAGCCTTTCCCGCGTGCTCTATCCCGACGACACCTCCTATCAGGGAAAGGAATTGCGCCTGAAGCAGGAGTTCTTCCTGACCTCCGCCGCCATTCAGGACATCCTGGCCCGTCATCTGGCCGAAGGGCACACCCTGAACGATCTGCCCGATCATGTCGCGATCCAGATGAACGACACGCATCCCGCGATCGCGGGGCCGGAATTGATGCGTCTTCTGATGGATGATCACGGGATGGAGTTCGCCGACGCCATCGCCATCGCGCAGAAGTGCCTCGGCTATACCAACCACACCCTGCTGCCCGAGGCGCTGGAGCGCTGGGCCACCTATCTGTTCGGCAGCGTTCTGCCGCGCCACATGCAGATCGTGGAGCAGATCAACCAGTGGCATCTGCAGACCCACCCGACCCGCCCGCATTACGTGGGCGTCGTGAAGCATCACGAAGTGCGGATGGGGGAACTGGCCTTCGTCACCTCGCACAAGGTGAACGGCGTGTCGGCGCTGCACACCGATCTGGTGAAGAAGAACCTTTTTCCCGAACTGGAGGCGCTGCATCCCGGACGGATCGTCAATCAGACGAACGGCGTCACCCCGCGCCGCTGGCTGCGGATGTGCAATCCGGCGCTTTCGGGGCTGATCACCGACACGATCGGCGCGGGATGGGAGGCCGATCTGGACCGCCTGCGCGAGTTGGAGCCGCATGTGGAGCATCGCAGCTTCCGCCATGCCTTCGGCGCGGCCAAGCGGACGAACAAGGTGCATCTGTCGAACTGGCTGGGTGCGGAGATGGGGGTGAAGATCGACCCCGACGCGATGTTCGACGTGCAGATCAAGCGCATCCACGAATACAAGCGTCAGCTTCTGAATATCCTTGAAACGGTGGCCCGCTGGAAGGCGATCCGGGACAATCCGAATGCCGGCTGGGTGCCGCGCGTGACGATCTTCGGCGGCAAGTCGGCGCCGGGCTATACCGTGGCGAAAGAGGTCATCCGCTTCATCAACGATGTGGCCGTGGTGATCAACGCCGATCCGGTGACGCGCGACCTGCTGAAGGTGGTGTTTCCGCCCGATTACAACGTGTCGATGGCCGAACGCCTGATCCCGGCGGCGGATCTGTCCGAACAGATCTCCACCGCCGGAAAGGAGGCGTCGGGCACCGGCAACATGAAGTTCATGATGAACGGCGCGCCCACCATCGGCACGCTGGACGGGGCCAATGTGGAAATCCTGCAAGAGGTGGGGCGCGAGAACTTCTTCCTGTTCGGCCTGACGACCGAGGAGGTGGCGGCGCGCCGTGAAAATCCCGATCACGCCAAGGAGGCGATCGAGGCAAGCCAGCCATTGCAGGACGTGTTGCAGATGGTGGTCGAGGGGCGGTTTTCCCCCGATCAGCCCGACCGGTATCATGGGCTGGTCAATCGCGTCTGGTATCATGATTATTTTCTGGTCGCGTCCGATTTCGCGTCCTACCTTGAGGCACAGGGAGAGGCGGATCGCGCCTTTGCCGATCCTGACCGCTGGCTGAGGATGGCGGCGCTGAACACCGCCCGTTCGGGCTTCTTCAGCTCTGACCGCACGATCCGGGGGTATATGACCGATATCTGGGACATCGCGCCCACCACCCGAGGAACTGCATGA
- a CDS encoding dipeptidase, producing the protein MANMIPVFDGHNDFLLRLYYAPDRRDLIWLKGEGRGHLDLPRMKRGGFAGGMFAIYVPSPQKERGSVDDRMDQPSYDLPLPPPVPASAALNVAMAMAGHLAWMERSSDGAFRLVRDAAGIETAMRDGVVSGIMHMEGAEAIAPDLDMLHVFHALGLRSLGPVWSRPTAFGHGVPFRFPSSPDTGPGLTDSGRRLIRECNALKIMVDLSHMNEKGFDDVARITDAPLVATHSNAHAVTPSARNLTDRQLDVIRDSDGMVGLNFATVFLREDGRRAPEVGWEPVLRHLDHLIGRLGEDRVGFGSDFDGAVVPEGIGDVTGLPALQDALRRHGYDDALIEKLCWRNWVAVLRRTWGG; encoded by the coding sequence CTGGCAAACATGATTCCGGTCTTTGACGGCCATAACGACTTTCTGCTGCGCCTGTATTACGCGCCCGACCGGCGGGACCTGATCTGGCTGAAGGGGGAGGGGCGCGGCCATCTGGATTTGCCACGGATGAAGCGCGGCGGTTTTGCAGGGGGGATGTTCGCGATCTATGTCCCCTCGCCGCAGAAGGAACGCGGGTCGGTCGATGACCGGATGGACCAGCCCTCCTATGACCTTCCGCTTCCGCCGCCGGTCCCGGCCAGCGCCGCGCTGAACGTGGCCATGGCGATGGCGGGGCATCTGGCCTGGATGGAGCGGTCCTCGGACGGGGCGTTCCGGCTGGTGCGCGACGCCGCGGGCATCGAGACGGCGATGCGCGACGGCGTCGTGTCGGGCATCATGCATATGGAAGGGGCGGAGGCGATCGCGCCCGATCTCGACATGCTCCATGTGTTTCACGCGCTTGGCCTGCGCTCTCTCGGTCCGGTCTGGAGCCGACCGACCGCGTTCGGCCACGGGGTTCCGTTCCGGTTCCCGTCCTCGCCCGATACCGGGCCGGGGCTGACCGACAGCGGACGGCGATTGATCCGGGAATGCAACGCGCTGAAGATCATGGTCGATCTGTCCCATATGAACGAAAAGGGGTTCGACGATGTGGCCCGCATCACCGATGCGCCGCTGGTGGCCACGCATTCCAACGCCCACGCCGTCACCCCGTCGGCCCGCAACCTGACGGATCGGCAACTGGACGTCATCCGCGACAGCGACGGGATGGTGGGTCTGAACTTCGCCACGGTCTTTCTGCGCGAGGATGGGCGCCGCGCCCCGGAAGTGGGGTGGGAGCCGGTGCTGCGCCATCTGGACCACCTGATCGGGCGGCTGGGCGAGGATCGGGTGGGCTTCGGATCGGACTTCGACGGGGCCGTCGTGCCCGAAGGGATCGGGGACGTGACGGGCCTTCCGGCGTTGCAGGACGCGCTGCGCCGTCATGGATATGATGACGCTTTGATCGAAAAGCTGTGCTGGCGCAACTGGGTCGCGGTTTTACGGCGAACCTGGGGCGGCTGA
- a CDS encoding heavy-metal-associated domain-containing protein, with the protein MILLSIPTMATSHDRTDVEVAVAALPGAELASVDLDLRQAEVGGTATPADILAALDAAGHPADLR; encoded by the coding sequence ATGATCCTTCTCAGCATTCCCACGATGGCCACCTCCCACGACCGGACCGATGTCGAGGTCGCGGTGGCGGCACTGCCGGGGGCGGAGCTTGCCTCGGTCGATCTGGACCTGCGGCAGGCGGAGGTCGGGGGAACGGCAACCCCGGCGGACATCCTTGCGGCCCTTGATGCGGCAGGGCATCCGGCGGACCTGCGCTGA
- a CDS encoding HAD family hydrolase yields MDDVDLVIFDCDGVLIDSEVISARTLILTLAQHGVAIDASYVAAHFLGRAFPAVPAAVLRDFGVTLPDTFERIFRAELTTAFQRDLRAIPHAETVLRGLTLPWCVATSSNRARATTSLAVVGFTDLVGDRLFTGDMVARGKPAPDLFLLAARQMGASPGRCLVIEDSPTGIAAARAAGMRVWHFHGGSHLAGLDIGALDADRKLSCMGRFHDGAAA; encoded by the coding sequence TTGGACGACGTCGATCTGGTGATCTTCGATTGCGATGGCGTTCTGATCGACAGCGAGGTGATCAGCGCGCGCACATTGATCCTGACGCTGGCGCAACACGGCGTGGCCATCGACGCATCCTATGTCGCGGCGCATTTTCTGGGCCGGGCCTTTCCCGCCGTCCCGGCGGCGGTGCTGCGGGATTTCGGCGTCACCCTGCCCGACACGTTTGAGCGCATATTCCGTGCGGAACTCACGACCGCCTTCCAACGCGACCTGCGTGCGATTCCCCATGCCGAAACCGTCCTGCGCGGCCTGACCCTTCCCTGGTGCGTCGCGACTTCCTCCAACCGGGCGCGCGCGACGACCTCGCTCGCCGTGGTGGGGTTCACCGATCTTGTGGGGGACCGGCTGTTCACCGGCGACATGGTGGCCCGTGGCAAGCCCGCGCCGGACCTGTTCCTGCTGGCCGCCCGCCAGATGGGCGCATCGCCCGGGCGGTGCCTGGTGATCGAGGACAGTCCGACCGGCATCGCTGCCGCCCGCGCCGCCGGGATGCGTGTGTGGCATTTCCACGGCGGCAGCCATCTGGCGGGCCTCGACATCGGGGCATTGGACGCCGATCGCAAACTGTCCTGCATGGGCCGGTTCCACGACGGGGCGGCCGCATGA
- a CDS encoding sugar-binding transcriptional regulator — MNEDPILDAAARAGWLYYAAGRTQDQIAADMGISRQRAQRLVSRAMAEGLIRVRLEHPIAACMELEARLRARFDLREVRVAPSTGRDPTLSVAPAAAALFETILTREEPQIIGLGTGRALTAMAAEVQALPCARHTLVSLIGNIGEDGAASRFEVLLRMATKLGAPHYPMSAPVLTETPEERDLFLSLPPVRRVRDLATRATVLFIGVGQMGEDAPLKQDGFLMPDELARLQAEGAMGEVTGHVFDAEGAYLPTPLADRMTAVRVEPGKDHLAIGVAAGPAKIGALRAALNGRILNGLVTDEDTAITLLG, encoded by the coding sequence ATGAACGAGGATCCCATCCTGGATGCCGCCGCCCGTGCGGGCTGGCTTTACTACGCCGCGGGCCGGACGCAGGACCAGATCGCCGCCGACATGGGCATCTCGCGCCAAAGGGCGCAGCGGTTGGTCAGCCGGGCGATGGCGGAAGGGCTGATCCGTGTGCGTCTGGAACACCCGATCGCCGCCTGCATGGAGTTGGAGGCGCGGCTGCGCGCCCGCTTCGATCTGCGCGAGGTTCGGGTGGCCCCCAGCACCGGGCGCGACCCCACCCTTTCCGTCGCCCCCGCGGCCGCCGCGCTGTTCGAAACCATCCTGACGCGCGAGGAGCCGCAGATCATCGGCCTCGGCACCGGGCGGGCGCTGACGGCGATGGCCGCCGAGGTGCAAGCCCTGCCCTGTGCCCGTCACACGCTGGTATCCCTGATCGGCAATATCGGCGAGGACGGCGCGGCCAGCCGATTCGAGGTTCTGCTGCGCATGGCGACCAAGCTGGGCGCCCCGCATTACCCGATGTCCGCGCCCGTCCTGACCGAAACGCCGGAGGAGCGAGACCTTTTCCTTTCCCTCCCCCCTGTCCGCCGTGTGCGCGATCTGGCCACGCGTGCGACGGTGCTGTTCATCGGCGTCGGGCAGATGGGCGAGGATGCGCCTCTGAAACAGGACGGTTTTCTGATGCCCGATGAATTGGCCCGGCTGCAGGCCGAGGGGGCGATGGGCGAGGTGACGGGCCACGTTTTCGATGCCGAGGGGGCCTACCTTCCGACGCCGCTGGCGGACCGGATGACCGCCGTCCGGGTCGAACCGGGCAAGGATCATCTGGCGATCGGCGTGGCGGCGGGTCCGGCCAAGATCGGTGCCCTGCGCGCGGCGCTGAACGGGCGGATCCTGAATGGGCTGGTCACGGACGAAGATACGGCGATCACCCTGCTGGGCTGA